A single Gemmatimonadales bacterium DNA region contains:
- a CDS encoding alpha-amylase family glycosyl hydrolase gives MKISIRAATLAALSAGVLTACIHRAPGAAPRLGAVASEQARHPAEFWNNATVYFLLTDRFQDGDSGNDHALGRAQDGAVLRSFAGGDFKGVLDKIEAGYFDSLGVNAIWLTPFVEQIHGGVDEGWGKTYAYHGYWAHDWTAVDPAFGTRDDLHALVDAAHRHHIRVLMDAVINHSGPVTAVDSSWPGDWVRTSPQCTYRSYVTTVDCTLSELPDVRTDRNDAVDLPSWLVEKWRREGRLDQERASLDAFFQRTGYPRAPRYYLIKWLTDWVREFGFDGYRMDTAKHFEAGVSAELKKEADLAFADWKRAHPALALDSLPFYMVGEVYGWDPGQGRQYSYGDSSVDFFANGYDALINFAFKREAAGSLDSLYTRYSTELHAGGPLAGVSLLNYVSSHDDMSPYDPDRKDPFGAATRLLLAPGAAQIYYGDELARPLRVAGAQGDANLRSLMNWGNLRFSDSTQRILAHWRKLGRFRLAHPAVGAGVHRTLQASPFIFNRILVTDNIDDRVLVAMDQPKGRKEVPVFGTFPDGTELTDGYSGVTDTVRNGVATLTTPYDLVLLGQGGEEESGPIVVNVTNDYALQVEAYAVANGVSYRMGTVAPGIVSQFVLRPAMLAGGGMVEFVAQPVDFGRLVRTGAILLHPGEVVDFFITSHLVASYATVRQ, from the coding sequence ATGAAGATCTCGATCCGTGCCGCGACGCTGGCTGCGCTGAGCGCCGGCGTGCTGACCGCGTGCATCCACCGCGCCCCCGGAGCGGCACCCCGGCTCGGGGCGGTGGCCTCGGAGCAGGCCAGGCATCCGGCGGAGTTCTGGAACAACGCCACCGTGTACTTCCTGCTCACCGACCGGTTCCAGGACGGCGACAGCGGCAACGACCACGCCCTGGGCCGCGCGCAGGACGGAGCCGTCCTGCGCAGCTTCGCGGGCGGTGACTTCAAGGGCGTGCTCGACAAGATCGAGGCCGGGTACTTCGACAGTCTCGGGGTGAACGCCATCTGGCTGACCCCGTTCGTCGAGCAGATCCACGGGGGCGTGGACGAAGGCTGGGGCAAGACCTACGCCTACCACGGCTACTGGGCGCACGACTGGACGGCGGTGGATCCGGCGTTCGGGACCCGGGACGACCTGCACGCGCTGGTCGACGCGGCGCACCGGCACCACATCCGGGTGCTGATGGATGCGGTCATCAACCACTCCGGGCCGGTCACGGCCGTGGATTCCTCGTGGCCCGGCGACTGGGTGCGGACGAGCCCCCAGTGCACCTACCGGAGCTACGTCACCACCGTCGACTGCACGCTGTCGGAGTTGCCGGACGTGCGCACCGACCGGAACGACGCGGTGGACCTGCCGTCCTGGCTGGTGGAGAAGTGGCGGCGGGAGGGCCGCCTGGACCAGGAGCGGGCCTCGCTGGACGCCTTCTTCCAGCGCACCGGCTATCCGCGGGCGCCCCGCTACTACCTCATCAAGTGGCTCACCGACTGGGTGCGCGAATTCGGGTTCGACGGGTACCGGATGGACACTGCCAAGCACTTCGAGGCCGGGGTGAGCGCCGAGCTGAAGAAGGAGGCCGACCTCGCCTTCGCGGACTGGAAGCGGGCCCATCCCGCGCTGGCACTGGACAGCCTGCCGTTCTACATGGTGGGCGAGGTGTACGGCTGGGACCCGGGCCAGGGGCGGCAGTACAGCTACGGGGACAGCAGCGTGGACTTCTTCGCCAACGGCTACGACGCGCTGATCAACTTCGCCTTCAAGCGGGAAGCCGCCGGGTCGCTCGATTCGCTCTACACGCGGTACTCCACCGAGCTCCACGCGGGTGGTCCGCTGGCCGGGGTGTCGCTCCTCAACTACGTCAGCTCGCACGACGACATGTCACCGTACGATCCGGACCGCAAGGACCCGTTCGGCGCCGCCACCCGGCTGCTCCTGGCGCCGGGCGCCGCGCAGATCTACTACGGGGACGAGCTGGCCCGGCCACTCAGGGTGGCGGGCGCGCAGGGCGACGCCAATCTCCGCTCCCTCATGAACTGGGGGAACCTGCGGTTCAGCGACTCCACGCAGCGGATCCTGGCGCACTGGCGGAAACTGGGCCGGTTCCGGCTGGCCCACCCGGCCGTGGGCGCCGGCGTGCACCGCACGCTCCAGGCCAGCCCGTTCATCTTCAACCGCATCCTGGTGACCGACAACATCGACGACCGCGTGCTAGTGGCGATGGACCAGCCCAAGGGCCGGAAGGAGGTCCCCGTCTTCGGGACGTTTCCCGACGGCACGGAACTGACCGACGGGTACTCGGGGGTGACGGACACGGTGAGGAACGGGGTGGCCACGCTCACGACGCCGTACGATCTGGTGCTCCTGGGCCAGGGTGGCGAGGAGGAGAGCGGCCCGATCGTCGTGAACGTGACCAACGACTACGCGCTGCAGGTGGAGGCGTACGCCGTCGCGAACGGCGTGTCCTACCGCATGGGGACGGTGGCTCCGGGGATCGTCAGCCAGTTCGTGCTCCGCCCGGCCATGCTCGCGGGGGGAGGCATGGTGGAGTTCGTCGCCCAACCGGTCGACTTTGGGCGGCTGGTGCGGACCGGGGCGATCCTGCTGCATCCGGGGGAAGTGGTGGATTTCTTCATCACATCGCATCTGGTGGCCAGCTACGCCACGGTCCGGCAATAG
- a CDS encoding MFS transporter has protein sequence MGSPAAPAPSALHPKPRLTFWEIWNMSFGFLGIQFGFALQNANVSRIFETLGAKVESIPILWIAAPVTGLVVQPIIGYFSDRTWNRLGRRRPYFLGGAIAASLALLVMPNSPVLWVAAGMLWIMDASINISMEPFRAFVGDNLPSTQRTTGFAMQSFFIGTGAVVASMLPWLLTKGFGVSNTASAGMIPASVRLSFYLGAAVFFSAVLWTVLRSKEYSPEAMASFEENRAREGRVAERRTAEAYAINGSRQVRIGLILLVVGAAFSAWLASARIYEVMILSAGVGAVGLLLMASGWLQRGGRYDNGFVTILNDFQDMPGTMKQLAWVQFFSWFALFAMWIYTTAGVTSHVYHTTDTTSALFNEGANWVGVGFAAYNGVAAVVAFAIPVLANRTSRKVAHAVCLVCGALGLLSIWVITDPGWLLASFVGVGIAWASILSMPYAILTGSLPPSKMGYYMGVFNFFIVIPQITAAAVLGFFVKHFFGGEAIYALLVGGASLVLAAALTLRVRDEDDVARTAAP, from the coding sequence ATGGGCTCACCAGCCGCTCCCGCGCCCAGCGCGCTCCACCCCAAGCCGCGGCTCACGTTCTGGGAAATCTGGAACATGAGCTTCGGCTTCCTGGGCATCCAGTTCGGCTTCGCGCTGCAGAACGCGAATGTCAGCCGGATCTTCGAGACCTTGGGCGCCAAGGTCGAGAGCATCCCGATCCTGTGGATTGCCGCCCCGGTCACCGGGCTGGTGGTGCAGCCCATCATCGGCTACTTCAGCGACCGGACCTGGAACCGCCTCGGCCGGCGGCGGCCGTACTTCCTCGGTGGGGCGATCGCGGCTTCGCTGGCGCTGCTGGTGATGCCGAACTCCCCGGTGCTGTGGGTGGCGGCAGGGATGCTGTGGATCATGGACGCGTCCATCAACATCTCGATGGAGCCGTTCCGGGCGTTCGTGGGAGACAACCTCCCGTCCACGCAGCGCACCACCGGCTTCGCGATGCAGAGCTTCTTCATCGGCACCGGCGCGGTGGTGGCCTCGATGCTGCCCTGGCTCTTGACCAAGGGGTTCGGGGTGAGCAACACGGCGTCCGCGGGCATGATTCCCGCGTCGGTGCGCCTGTCGTTCTATCTCGGCGCCGCCGTCTTCTTCAGCGCCGTGCTGTGGACGGTGCTCCGGTCGAAGGAGTACTCGCCCGAAGCGATGGCGTCGTTCGAGGAGAACCGGGCGCGCGAGGGTCGGGTCGCGGAGCGGCGCACCGCGGAGGCGTACGCGATCAACGGCAGCCGCCAGGTCCGCATCGGCCTGATCCTGCTCGTCGTCGGAGCGGCGTTCAGTGCGTGGCTGGCGAGCGCGCGGATCTACGAGGTGATGATCCTGTCGGCCGGCGTCGGCGCGGTCGGGCTCCTGCTGATGGCCAGCGGATGGCTGCAGCGCGGTGGGAGGTACGACAACGGCTTCGTCACGATCCTGAACGACTTCCAGGACATGCCGGGCACGATGAAGCAGCTGGCGTGGGTCCAGTTCTTCTCGTGGTTCGCGCTGTTCGCGATGTGGATCTACACGACGGCGGGCGTCACCAGCCACGTCTACCACACCACCGACACGACCTCGGCGCTGTTCAACGAGGGCGCCAACTGGGTCGGCGTCGGCTTCGCGGCCTACAACGGCGTGGCCGCAGTCGTGGCCTTCGCCATTCCCGTTCTCGCGAACCGCACCAGCCGCAAGGTCGCGCACGCGGTCTGCCTCGTGTGTGGTGCGCTGGGGCTGCTCTCGATCTGGGTCATCACCGACCCCGGCTGGCTGCTGGCTTCGTTCGTCGGCGTCGGGATCGCGTGGGCGAGCATCCTGTCGATGCCGTACGCCATCCTCACCGGCTCGTTGCCGCCGTCGAAGATGGGGTACTACATGGGCGTGTTCAACTTCTTCATCGTGATCCCGCAAATCACGGCGGCCGCGGTCCTCGGGTTCTTCGTGAAGCATTTCTTCGGCGGCGAGGCCATCTACGCCCTGCTGGTGGGTGGTGCGTCACTGGTGCTCGCCGCGGCGCTCACGCTGCGGGTGCGGGACGAGGACGACGTGGCGCGGACCGCCGCGCCGTGA
- a CDS encoding DUF2911 domain-containing protein: MRHIPVKLAVVVAVLGGARQVAAQAPQAPPPRMAASSYASVEVHINARNIGGQWYQEDAGLSGPSRIAISYGQPHARGRRVEGGLVPMDTVWRFGANMATTLHTDADLRLGDLRVPKGDYSLFVLYTRAGWQLIVNRGTGQWGLDRDSTRDMGRVPLAQRTLAEPEETLSVYLVPESAQPATGYANLRGALKIKWGTTELSTTWRVD; the protein is encoded by the coding sequence ATGCGCCACATTCCCGTGAAGCTCGCAGTGGTCGTGGCGGTGCTTGGCGGCGCCCGGCAGGTCGCCGCGCAGGCCCCGCAGGCCCCCCCGCCGCGCATGGCGGCCAGCAGCTACGCGTCGGTCGAGGTGCACATCAACGCTCGCAACATCGGCGGGCAGTGGTACCAGGAGGACGCCGGCCTCTCGGGCCCGTCGCGGATCGCCATCTCCTACGGGCAGCCCCATGCCCGCGGCCGGCGGGTGGAGGGCGGGCTCGTCCCGATGGACACCGTGTGGCGGTTCGGGGCGAACATGGCCACGACCCTGCACACCGACGCGGACCTCAGGCTCGGCGACCTGCGGGTCCCGAAAGGGGACTACTCCCTGTTCGTGCTCTACACGCGCGCGGGGTGGCAGCTGATCGTCAATCGCGGCACGGGACAGTGGGGGCTCGATCGTGATTCGACGCGGGACATGGGCCGGGTGCCGCTCGCGCAACGGACGCTGGCGGAGCCGGAGGAGACCCTGAGCGTCTACCTCGTCCCGGAGTCGGCGCAGCCCGCGACGGGCTACGCCAACCTGCGAGGCGCCCTCAAGATCAAGTGGGGCACCACGGAGCTGAGTACCACCTGGCGAGTGGACTGA
- a CDS encoding 4-alpha-glucanotransferase → MDELKALRALATALGVHVRYTDGLGRRIVVAPETLMRVCAALGAPVARPGDAPDALRARKDAAKSGLLPPVVVAWGGALPPLALRVAGPVRAELRLEGGDVVPLRLSGGRLRAARRLPFGYHRLTAEAGRRSAACTVIAAPERAWHRPGSHRSWGVGTHLAALRSARSRSLGDLQDLESLCRWVRDRGGDLVTVLPLSPTFNTEPAEPSPYSGVSRLFWSELILDLGEGHRPTAAPATLDVARADAEVRAALVARAVPIPSPVDPELLRYARFRGAQARLGRNWRDWPAAARAGTPQPGHVDAGEERFHLVAQTLVRRQLHDLRGRLEKDGMRLGLDLAVGVHPDGYDPWSRQTLFGDGMSVGAPPDLGFPSGQDWGFAPVLPEASRREGHQYLAASIAHQAELAGVLRVDHIMAWTRLYWIPHGFGLHEGTYVSYPADELFAILTLESHRGRCEVVGENLGNVPREIDEALPRRRIWGMYLAQFQASKDPRIAPPGARDMALVGTHDTPTFAGWLLGADIAERIRYGLLAQSAEAGVREERARATERLAQRLHGRLDQPRALLTRLLEWLGRSRSPLVVPWLEDFWLEERGVNLPGTPSSVRPNWQGPMRLLLDEIVADPQIDALARRLEGARHHE, encoded by the coding sequence ATGGATGAGCTGAAGGCCCTCCGCGCCCTCGCCACGGCGCTGGGCGTCCACGTCCGCTACACGGATGGCCTTGGCAGGCGGATCGTCGTGGCGCCCGAGACGCTGATGCGCGTATGCGCCGCGTTGGGGGCCCCGGTCGCGAGGCCGGGCGATGCGCCCGACGCGTTGCGGGCGCGGAAGGACGCCGCGAAAAGCGGGCTCCTGCCGCCAGTCGTGGTCGCCTGGGGCGGCGCGCTGCCGCCGCTCGCCCTGCGGGTCGCCGGCCCCGTGCGCGCGGAGCTGCGCCTGGAAGGCGGCGACGTCGTCCCGCTCAGGCTCTCCGGCGGCAGGCTCCGGGCGGCCCGTCGGCTCCCCTTCGGCTACCACCGGCTCACGGCCGAGGCCGGGCGCCGCAGCGCGGCCTGCACGGTCATCGCCGCGCCCGAGCGGGCGTGGCACCGGCCGGGATCGCACCGGAGCTGGGGCGTGGGCACCCACCTCGCCGCGCTTCGCTCGGCGCGCAGCCGCTCGCTCGGGGACCTCCAGGACCTGGAATCGCTGTGCCGCTGGGTGAGGGACCGCGGGGGCGATCTCGTCACCGTGCTGCCGCTCAGTCCCACGTTCAACACCGAGCCGGCGGAGCCAAGCCCCTACTCGGGCGTGAGCCGCCTGTTCTGGTCGGAGCTGATCCTCGATCTCGGGGAGGGCCACCGGCCGACCGCCGCCCCGGCCACGCTGGACGTAGCGCGGGCCGACGCCGAGGTGCGCGCGGCGCTGGTGGCGCGGGCGGTGCCGATCCCCTCGCCCGTCGACCCCGAGCTGCTGCGCTACGCGCGCTTCCGCGGCGCGCAGGCCCGGTTGGGCAGGAACTGGCGGGACTGGCCGGCCGCGGCACGGGCGGGGACGCCGCAGCCCGGGCACGTGGATGCCGGCGAAGAGCGGTTCCACCTGGTGGCCCAGACACTGGTGCGCCGGCAGCTCCACGACCTCCGCGGCCGGCTGGAAAAGGACGGGATGCGCCTGGGGCTCGACCTCGCGGTGGGCGTGCACCCGGACGGGTACGATCCCTGGTCCCGGCAGACGCTGTTCGGCGACGGGATGTCGGTGGGCGCCCCTCCCGACCTGGGCTTCCCGAGCGGGCAGGACTGGGGCTTCGCGCCGGTGCTTCCGGAGGCGTCCCGCCGCGAGGGGCACCAGTACCTGGCGGCCTCCATCGCCCACCAGGCGGAGCTGGCCGGCGTGTTGCGGGTGGACCACATCATGGCCTGGACGCGCCTCTACTGGATCCCGCACGGCTTCGGATTGCACGAGGGTACCTACGTCTCGTACCCTGCCGATGAGCTGTTCGCCATCCTCACCCTCGAGTCGCACCGCGGCCGCTGCGAGGTCGTCGGTGAGAACCTCGGCAACGTGCCCCGCGAGATCGACGAGGCGCTGCCGCGCCGTCGCATCTGGGGCATGTACCTGGCGCAGTTCCAGGCGTCGAAGGACCCTCGCATCGCGCCGCCCGGTGCCAGGGACATGGCCCTGGTCGGCACGCACGACACGCCCACCTTCGCGGGGTGGCTCCTGGGCGCGGACATTGCCGAGCGAATCCGATACGGCCTCCTCGCGCAGTCCGCGGAGGCCGGCGTCCGCGAGGAGCGGGCGCGGGCCACCGAGCGGCTCGCCCAGCGTCTGCACGGCCGGTTGGACCAGCCCCGGGCCCTGCTGACCCGCCTGCTGGAGTGGCTCGGCCGCTCGCGGAGCCCGCTGGTCGTGCCGTGGCTCGAGGACTTCTGGCTCGAGGAGCGCGGCGTGAACCTCCCCGGCACCCCGTCGTCGGTGCGCCCGAACTGGCAGGGCCCGATGCGGCTGCTGCTCGACGAGATCGTCGCCGACCCCCAGATCGACGCGCTGGCCCGCCGACTCGAGGGTGCGCGACACCACGAGTGA
- a CDS encoding protein kinase, with protein MAEVLERLEVALANRYAIERELGHGGMAVVYLAEDLKHHRHVALKVLLPDLAASLGSQRFLREIAIAATLAHPNILPLYDSGEADGLLYYAMPFVEGESLRDRLARDKQLPIADAIRITQEVADALGYAHAHDLIHRDIKPENILFEAGHAVVSDFGIARAVSAAGSATLTETGLAIGTPAYMSPEQASGSREVDGRSDLYSLGCVLYEMLSGETPYTGPTPLAILAKKLSEPLPRISVVRQTVPPSLEAVLAKVLANLPADRFSSASEFAAALSGKGFTPAARSRAGARARLVAAAAGAAVLLAAGAFALLSRSVGWQRRSAAENAIYTQLTSDPGEELYPSLSPDGKWLVYAGEATGNRDIYLLSVGGQNAIDLTADSPVNDDQPAFSPDGEHIAFRSEREGGGIFVMGRTGEDVKRVTHAGYRPTWSPDGTEIAYATENVEMNPEDAEGESQIWVADVRTGASRRLATGDGVLPSWSPHGYRIAFTKRGGHPFLVGLWTIAPGGGKPLAVSRDSATSWNPAWSPDGRYLYFASNRGGSMNLWRVRIDEKSGETLSDPEPITTPATRLAQISLAASGRRIAYSSVLLTANVQTLRLEPTSGSVIGDPGWVTSGSQRWSDPDPSPDGQWVAFYAIGQGHIYVARPDGTGRRQVNGDSANDRMPRWSPDGNRIAFFSNRGPRLQLWSIRSDGSELRQLTNADSGLSYPVWSPDGAHMAGSMQARSYVFDPNRPWTAQVPVVLPAPETSPTPWYVNDWSPDGRWICGAYGGHDQGILTYEVRTHRFERLTDHGEWPVWLPDSRHVLFVSGGKAFYVVDRATKQVRKVFTVSSDVIGPPRLTRDGRHAYYTRRVTEADIWLTTLR; from the coding sequence ATGGCTGAGGTCCTGGAGCGCCTGGAGGTCGCGCTCGCGAACCGCTACGCGATCGAGCGGGAACTCGGGCACGGCGGCATGGCGGTCGTCTACCTCGCCGAGGACCTGAAGCACCACCGGCACGTCGCCCTGAAAGTCCTGCTGCCGGACCTGGCCGCCTCTCTCGGCAGCCAGCGCTTCCTCCGCGAGATCGCCATCGCGGCCACGCTGGCGCACCCCAACATCCTTCCGCTGTACGACTCGGGCGAAGCCGACGGGCTGCTCTACTACGCCATGCCGTTCGTGGAAGGGGAGTCGCTCCGTGACCGCCTGGCCCGGGACAAGCAGCTCCCGATCGCCGACGCGATCCGGATCACCCAGGAAGTGGCGGACGCCCTCGGCTACGCACACGCGCACGACCTGATTCATCGCGACATCAAGCCGGAGAACATCCTGTTCGAGGCCGGCCACGCCGTGGTGAGCGACTTCGGCATCGCGCGTGCCGTGAGCGCCGCCGGGTCGGCCACGCTGACGGAGACGGGGTTGGCGATCGGCACCCCGGCGTACATGAGCCCCGAGCAGGCGAGCGGCTCGAGAGAGGTGGACGGCAGGAGCGACCTCTATTCGCTCGGCTGCGTCCTCTACGAGATGCTCAGCGGCGAGACGCCGTACACGGGCCCGACGCCGCTGGCGATCCTCGCCAAGAAGCTGAGCGAGCCGCTGCCACGGATCTCGGTGGTCCGGCAGACGGTGCCGCCGTCCCTCGAGGCGGTGCTGGCGAAGGTGCTGGCGAACCTGCCGGCCGACCGGTTCTCGTCGGCCTCCGAGTTCGCCGCTGCGCTGTCGGGGAAGGGATTCACCCCGGCGGCGAGGTCCCGCGCCGGCGCACGGGCGCGCCTGGTGGCGGCCGCGGCGGGGGCGGCGGTCCTGCTCGCCGCCGGGGCCTTCGCCCTGCTGTCGCGGAGCGTCGGCTGGCAACGCCGAAGCGCGGCGGAGAACGCGATCTACACCCAGCTCACCAGCGACCCGGGCGAGGAGCTGTACCCGAGCCTGTCGCCGGACGGGAAGTGGCTCGTGTACGCCGGCGAGGCGACCGGGAACCGCGACATCTATCTCCTCAGCGTGGGCGGCCAGAACGCGATCGACTTGACCGCGGACTCCCCCGTGAACGACGACCAGCCGGCCTTCTCCCCGGACGGCGAGCACATCGCCTTCCGCTCGGAGCGCGAGGGCGGCGGCATCTTCGTCATGGGGCGAACGGGCGAGGACGTCAAACGGGTGACCCACGCCGGGTACCGGCCCACGTGGTCCCCGGACGGCACCGAGATCGCCTACGCCACCGAGAACGTCGAGATGAACCCGGAGGATGCCGAAGGGGAGAGCCAGATATGGGTCGCCGACGTGAGGACGGGCGCGTCGCGACGGCTTGCCACCGGCGACGGGGTGTTGCCGAGCTGGTCGCCGCACGGTTACCGGATCGCGTTCACGAAGCGGGGCGGCCACCCGTTCCTCGTGGGCCTGTGGACCATCGCGCCCGGTGGCGGCAAGCCGCTGGCGGTGAGCCGGGACTCGGCGACCAGCTGGAACCCGGCATGGTCTCCGGACGGGCGGTACCTCTATTTCGCCAGCAATCGCGGCGGCAGCATGAACCTGTGGCGGGTCCGGATCGACGAGAAGTCCGGGGAGACGCTGTCCGACCCGGAGCCGATCACGACCCCGGCCACGAGACTGGCGCAGATCAGCCTTGCCGCCTCCGGGCGCCGGATCGCGTACAGCTCGGTGCTCCTCACGGCGAACGTTCAGACGCTGAGGCTCGAGCCGACGTCGGGCAGCGTCATCGGCGATCCTGGCTGGGTCACCTCGGGCTCGCAGCGCTGGTCGGACCCGGATCCCTCGCCCGACGGGCAGTGGGTGGCCTTCTATGCCATCGGGCAAGGCCACATCTACGTGGCGCGTCCGGACGGCACGGGGCGCCGCCAGGTCAACGGCGACTCGGCCAACGATCGCATGCCACGGTGGTCGCCGGACGGGAATCGGATCGCGTTCTTCTCGAACCGGGGGCCGAGACTTCAGCTCTGGAGCATTCGATCCGACGGCAGTGAGCTGCGGCAGCTGACGAATGCGGACTCGGGCCTCTCCTATCCCGTCTGGTCCCCGGACGGTGCGCACATGGCGGGATCGATGCAGGCGCGAAGCTACGTCTTCGATCCCAACCGCCCGTGGACCGCCCAGGTGCCCGTGGTGCTGCCGGCGCCGGAGACGTCGCCGACGCCCTGGTACGTGAACGACTGGTCGCCGGACGGGCGGTGGATCTGCGGCGCTTACGGAGGCCACGACCAGGGCATCCTGACCTACGAGGTCCGCACCCACCGCTTCGAGCGTTTGACGGACCACGGCGAGTGGCCGGTATGGCTGCCGGACAGCCGGCACGTGCTGTTCGTGTCCGGCGGGAAGGCGTTCTACGTCGTGGACCGCGCCACGAAGCAGGTCCGGAAGGTCTTCACCGTCTCCAGCGACGTGATCGGGCCGCCGCGGCTGACCCGCGATGGGCGGCACGCCTACTACACCCGGCGGGTGACGGAGGCCGACATCTGGCTGACGACGCTGCGGTGA